The Teredinibacter sp. KSP-S5-2 genome includes a window with the following:
- a CDS encoding helix-turn-helix domain-containing protein has protein sequence MSLPKSLLTQEEVAFHFGVTVRTIQRWRSDDIGPAYLQYPGKVMYLKEDVEAYEREFIRVTPRQTPHEKRMGVCA, from the coding sequence ATGTCGTTACCGAAAAGTTTATTAACGCAAGAAGAAGTGGCTTTTCACTTTGGTGTCACGGTGAGAACGATCCAGCGTTGGCGATCAGATGATATTGGTCCAGCCTATCTTCAATATCCGGGGAAAGTGATGTATTTAAAAGAAGATGTGGAAGCGTATGAGCGAGAGTTTATACGTGTAACGCCTCGCCAGACACCACATGAAAAACGCATGGGGGTGTGTGCATGA
- a CDS encoding ATP-binding protein yields MGFPIVTADQRKKEKSGIKGLILGEAGIGKTSLLWTIPENTTLFLDLEAGDLAVEGWEGDALRPKTWQECRDYAVYIGGPNPAHRPDQAYSQAHYDAVCEKFGDAKKLNKYDTFFIDSISVAGRFCLQWCKGQPQAISEKTGKLDMRGAYGLLGQEMIGWITHLQHTRNKNIWLLGILQERSDDYGRRIFEAQIDGSKTGLELPGILDQVVTMVDVPDVSGNSTRVFINHKINPMRYPAKDRSGRLDLQEPAHLGKLMQKIKGPVKSALERLEYGDPPPQAMTPINEPSTAVRTATNTGGQS; encoded by the coding sequence ATGGGATTTCCTATTGTCACTGCCGATCAACGTAAAAAAGAAAAGAGCGGTATTAAGGGGTTAATTTTGGGCGAAGCCGGGATTGGGAAAACGTCACTGCTGTGGACGATTCCTGAAAACACTACGTTGTTTTTAGATTTAGAAGCGGGGGATTTGGCCGTCGAAGGTTGGGAAGGGGACGCCTTGCGTCCGAAGACGTGGCAAGAGTGCCGTGATTATGCGGTGTATATCGGTGGACCTAATCCTGCGCATCGTCCTGACCAAGCATACAGCCAAGCCCATTACGATGCCGTGTGTGAAAAGTTTGGCGATGCGAAAAAACTCAATAAATACGACACGTTTTTTATTGACTCCATTTCGGTTGCGGGACGTTTTTGCCTTCAGTGGTGCAAAGGTCAACCGCAAGCCATCTCGGAAAAAACCGGCAAACTCGATATGCGCGGTGCGTATGGATTACTTGGTCAGGAGATGATTGGCTGGATTACGCATCTCCAACATACGCGCAATAAAAATATTTGGCTGCTGGGGATTTTACAAGAACGGTCGGACGATTATGGACGCCGTATTTTTGAAGCACAAATTGATGGCTCAAAAACAGGCTTGGAATTACCTGGCATATTGGATCAAGTGGTGACGATGGTTGATGTGCCTGATGTATCGGGCAACAGTACACGGGTCTTTATCAACCACAAAATTAATCCGATGCGTTACCCGGCAAAAGACCGAAGTGGTCGATTGGATCTGCAAGAGCCTGCTCACCTTGGCAAACTCATGCAAAAAATAAAAGGCCCGGTGAAAAGTGCGTTGGAGAGATTGGAATACGGTGATCCACCCCCGCAAGCGATGACGCCGATAAATGAACCATCCACTGCAGTCCGCACCGCAACGAACACAGGAGGCCAATCATGA
- a CDS encoding DUF6511 domain-containing protein, with protein sequence MSRDCFVCRKWARGFGWSQPPLSIRHYPVRLLTVIDMASPRKYCSKQCQDIDTRLRFIGVNVDNENIHTQAIDLTIGPLADYICQQVGVTKSLEEYTKDNIVGLIETVVASYHRQRQSIANQIQAQASSDFIEDRVSF encoded by the coding sequence GTGTCGCGGGATTGTTTTGTCTGTAGAAAATGGGCGAGGGGCTTTGGTTGGTCGCAACCGCCTTTAAGTATCCGTCATTACCCGGTGCGTTTACTTACTGTAATAGACATGGCTTCGCCAAGAAAGTACTGCTCAAAGCAATGCCAGGACATCGACACACGGCTCCGCTTTATTGGAGTGAATGTGGATAACGAAAACATACATACGCAGGCCATCGATTTAACGATTGGGCCGCTGGCGGATTATATCTGCCAACAGGTGGGCGTAACAAAGTCACTGGAAGAATACACCAAAGACAACATCGTGGGCTTAATTGAAACCGTGGTGGCGAGTTACCACCGTCAACGCCAATCCATCGCTAACCAAATACAAGCACAAGCGTCTTCCGATTTTATCGAAGACCGTGTGTCGTTTTAA
- a CDS encoding PD-(D/E)XK nuclease family protein, whose protein sequence is MLDFNHRLSFSEAIMKRIDLALDAENKLKPKRNYLGASRLGASCDRALQYEYSNTPKDPGRDFLGTTLRNFDAGHVFEDLMVRWLKMAGFELLTHSSDGDQFGFETLDGKIQGHIDGVIVNAPSQFDFSFPMLWECKSKANKVWRQIKNQGVEIVDPVYAAQMPLYQAYLEPQFPGISSNPALFTAINKETAEIHFELVAFNGALAQQRSDRGVRIIEACEAGELQPRMTKTDTHYECRICPWQDRCWERVPR, encoded by the coding sequence ATGTTGGATTTTAATCATCGACTCAGTTTTTCTGAGGCCATCATGAAACGCATTGATCTTGCCTTGGATGCGGAAAACAAACTCAAACCAAAACGAAATTATCTCGGCGCATCGCGATTGGGCGCATCCTGTGACCGTGCGTTGCAATATGAGTATAGCAATACACCGAAAGACCCTGGACGAGACTTCTTGGGTACCACACTAAGAAACTTCGATGCAGGTCATGTCTTTGAAGATCTGATGGTGCGATGGCTAAAGATGGCCGGTTTTGAATTACTGACGCACAGCAGCGATGGGGATCAATTTGGTTTTGAAACTCTGGATGGGAAAATTCAGGGGCATATCGATGGGGTGATTGTGAATGCGCCGAGTCAATTTGATTTTTCTTTTCCCATGTTGTGGGAGTGTAAATCCAAGGCCAACAAAGTCTGGAGGCAAATCAAAAATCAGGGAGTTGAAATTGTTGATCCGGTGTATGCCGCACAGATGCCGTTGTATCAAGCCTATCTTGAACCGCAATTTCCAGGTATATCAAGCAATCCCGCATTGTTTACTGCCATCAACAAAGAGACCGCTGAAATTCATTTCGAGTTAGTGGCATTTAACGGCGCGCTGGCCCAACAACGTTCGGATCGTGGTGTGCGGATTATCGAAGCGTGTGAGGCTGGTGAGTTGCAACCGCGCATGACTAAAACCGACACCCACTACGAATG